From one Triticum urartu cultivar G1812 chromosome 3, Tu2.1, whole genome shotgun sequence genomic stretch:
- the LOC125542422 gene encoding cysteine-rich receptor-like protein kinase 10 isoform X2, which translates to MAGVLLLLLLLMPASASAIGIVCGSGGNYTANSTYHSNLAVLNATLPANTSSSPQLFLTATANATANSTAGVVRALALCRHDTTNLTACRECVASSFSYAQKRCPNHTAATVYYDYDETNALKPGCLLGFSGDRDFLSAASGTTGNGTFFQYFNTVTSIPGNAAVVAAAVRQLLGQTAQYAAAAARRFATGFMDSIGPGTTTTLYSLAQCTPDLSAGDCLACLQRLVGSINATNSVRLGGRIFRLRCNVRFEAFMFFDDKNIRPIPSPSSLAQAPATAPAPAGKRHGVKPWVIALSVAASVALVALCFIVCCLRRLRTKNTKGALRGKRAHEFQEGDEVWEMEAELSEFAVFDFNQILEATGNFSEENKLGEGGFGPVYKGLFPDGVEIAVKRLDADSGQGFIEFKNEVELIAKLQHRNLVRLMGCCSQGEEKILVYEYLPNKSLDFFIFDEDRKALLDWDKRITIIVGTAEGLLYLHKHSRLRVIHRDLKPSNILLDSEMNAKISDFGLAKIFSSNNADTNTTRKVVGTYGYMAPEYASHGIFSIKSDVFSFGVLTLEIVSGKRNSHECGAFINLLGHAWQLFQEESWSELIDAALVPNIHSTEMMRCINIALLCVQENAVDRPTMLDVIAMLSNKTMILQKPKHPAYFSLSTAGNKEAPTTTKSCSVNDVTISTVTPR; encoded by the exons ATGGCGGGCGTGCTgttgctcctcctcctcctcatgcCGGCGTCGGCGTCGGCGATCGGGATCGTctgcggcagcggcggcaacTACACGGCCAACAGCACCTACCATTCCAACCTGGCCGTGCTCAACGCCACCCTCCCCGCAaacacctcctcctccccgcAGCTCTTCCTCACCGCTACTGCAAACGCCACGGCCAACTCCACTGCCGGCGTGGTGCGCGCGCTCGCGCTCTGCCGACACGACACCACCAACCTCACCGCGTGCAGGGAGTGCGTCGCCTCCTCCTTCAGCTACGCGCAGAAGAGGTGCCCCAACCACACGGCCGCCACCGTCTACTACGACTACGACGAGACCAACGCCTTAAAACCAGGGTGCCTCCTCGGCTTCTCCGGCGACCGCGACTTCCTCAGCGCCGCGTCAGGCACCACCGGTAACGGTACATTCTTCCAGTATTTCAACACGGTGACTTCCATCCCCGGCAACGCCGCCGTCGTCGCTGCCGCCGTCCGCCAGCTCCTGGGGCAGACGGCGCAGTACGCGGCCGCCGCAGCCAGGAGGTTCGCCACAGGGTTCATGGACTCCATTGGCCCCGGCACCACGACAACGCTCTACTCCCTGGCGCAGTGCACTCCGGACCTGTCCGCCGGCGACTGCCTGGCGTGCCTCCAGCGGCTCGTGGGCTCTATCAACGCCACCAACTCCGTGCGCCTCGGTGGCCGGATCTTCCGGCTCCGCTGCAACGTCAGGTTCGAGGCCTTCATGTTCTTCGACGACAAGAACATACGGCCGATTCCATCTCCATCGTCCCTGGCTCAGGCACCGGCGACGGCTCCGGCTCCCGCAGGCAAGA GACATGGAGTAAAACCTTGGGTAATTGCCTTATCGGTGGCTGCTTCTGTGGCACTAGTTGCACTCTGTTTCATCGTCTGCTGTCTTCGGCGGCTTAGAACAAAGAACACAAAAG GGGCCTTACGAGGAAAACGTGCTCACGAGTTTCAAGAAGGAGATGAAGTTTGGGAAATGGAAGCAGAGCTGTCTGAGTTTGCAGTATTTGACTTTAATCAGATATTAGAGGCTACTGGTAACTTTTCCGAGGAAAACAAACTTGGTGAAGGTGGATTTGGCCCTGTTTATAAG GGCCTTTTTCCTGATGGAGTGGAGATAGCAGTTAAGAGACTTGATGCGGATTCAGGACAAGGTTTCATAGAGTTCAAAAATGAAGTTGAGCTCATAGCCAAACTGCAACACAGGAACTTGGTTAGGCTCATGGGATGCTGCTCTCAAGGAGAGGAGAAGATACTGGTCTATGAATACTTGCCAAACAAAAGCTTGGACTTCTTTATCTTTG ATGAAGATAGAAAAGCTCTATTGGACTGGGACAAACGTATCACGATAATTGTAGGAACAGCAGAAGGACTTCTTTACCTACATAAGCACTCTAGGTTGCGTGTTATACATCGTGATCTTAAACCAAGCAACATTCTCTTGGATAGCGAAATGAATGCTAAAATATCAGATTTTGGATTAGCAAAAATATTCAGCTCAAATAATGCCGACACAAATACTACGAGAAAAGTGGTTGGTACATA TGGCTACATGGCACCTGAGTATGCTTCCCATGGCATTTTCTCTATCAAATCGGATGTATTCAGCTTTGGTGTTTTAACTCTCGAGATCGTTAGCGGGAAGAGGAATTCCCATGAATGTGGAGCTTTCATCAACCTCCTTGGACAT GCTTGGCAATTATTTCAAGAGGAAAGCTGGAGCGAACTCATTGATGCAGCATTGGTTCCCAACATTCATTCAACAGAAATGATGAGGTGCATTAACATTGCACTGTTGTGTGTACAAGAGAACGCTGTTGATCGACCGACCATGTTGGATGTAATTGCGATGCTAAGCAACAAGACCATGATCTTACAAAAGCCTAAGCACCCGGCATATTTCAGCTTAAGCACGGCAGGGAACAAAGAAGCACCCACTACTACTAAGTCTTGTAGTGTTAATGATGTCACTATATCTACGGTGACGCCTAGATAG
- the LOC125542424 gene encoding cysteine-rich receptor-like protein kinase 10, with product MATTGVLILLLLLGPTPFLAAADFCDNVKAVGAALSKNASSSPVNFATSTFGQAPDVVYALALCLGDGPVGSACGDCISNWFAQLNQTQCNKVGANYGGCIVVYGASADILAAPSNATGGYGDNTPPFQDWNIRNVTTGDVPRIVNLTRELLVGTAKMAATTTPKLYATGVMDMERVTTYPNVYSLAQCTPDLSADDCSACLRRLLGMVNSTMVLRMGGQMGVTRCYFRYEASHFYGAQPMLSLPSSPPGTTPTPTKRRSMLWVIPVAVVPLAAAAFFFFICYCRRLKRQRKVSRGAHSLEWQGKNSDFSLFEFEELLEATNNFSEESKLGQGGFGAVYKGQLADRSEIAVKRLASHSGQGFIEFKNEVQLIAKLQHTNLVRLLGCCSQEEEKILVYEYLPNKSLDFFIFDENRRALLDWTKLLAIIEGVAHGLLYLHKHSRLLVIHRDLKPSNILLDSAMNPKISDFGLAKIFSSNDTEEDITRRVVGTYGYMAPEYASKGIFSIKSDVFSFGVIIFEILSGKRNSGTQQRGGFINLLGYAWQLWEEGKWIDLVDASLIFDSHSKIRRCINIALLCVQENAVDRPTMGDIVSMLSNETMILAEPKQPAYINVRVGNEETSTALESYSINDVSISITSPR from the exons ATGGCGACCACCGGCGTCCTCATCCTGCTCCTCCTACTCGGACCCACACCGTTTCTGGCCGCTGCCGACTTCTGCGACAACGTCAAGGCCGTCGGCGCCGCCCTCTCCAAGAACGCCTCGTCCTCCCCGGTAAACTTCGCCACCTCCACCTTCGGGCAGGCCCCCGACGTCGTCTACGCGCTCGCGCTCTGCCTCGGCGACGGCCCTGTCGGCTCCGCCTGTGGTGACTGCATCTCCAACTGGTTCGCTCAACTCAACCAGACGCAGTGCAACAAGGTCGGCGCCAACTACGGCGGCTGCATCGTCGTCTACGGCGCCAGCGCCGACATCCTAGCGGCACCCTCGAACGCCACGGGAGGATACGGCGACAACACGCCGCCGTTCCAGGATTGGAACATCAGGAACGTCACCACCGGCGACGTTCCCCGCATCGTCAACCTTACCCGCGAGCTGCTGGTGGGGACCGCGAAGATGGCGGCCACCACAACGCCGAAGCTGTACGCCACGGGCGTCATGGACATGGAAAGAGTGACAACCTACCCCAACGTGTACTCCCTGGCGCAGTGCACGCCGGACCTGTCCGCCGACGACTGCTCGGCTTGCCTGCGCCGCCTCCTCGGCATGGTCAACTCCACCATGGTCCTGCGCATGGGTGGGCAGATGGGTGTCACGCGGTGTTATTTCAGGTACGAGGCATCTCATTTCTACGGTGCCCAGCCCATGCTAAGCCTGCCGTCGTCGCCGCCGGGGACGACTCCGACTCCGACCAAACGCAGGAGCATGCTGTGGGTGATTCCCGTAGCTGTAGTTCCTCTAGCGGCAGCAgcgttcttcttcttcatctgtTACTGTCGCCGGCTCAAAAGACAAAGAAAAG TATCAAGAGGTGCTCACAGTTTAGAGTGGCAAGGGAAGAATTCGGACTTCTCTTTGTTTGAGTTTGAAGAGCTACTGGAGGCCACAAATAATTTCTCAGAAGAAAGCAAACTTGGGCAAGGTGGCTTTGGCGCTGTCTACAAG GGCCAACTTGCAGATAGGTCGGAGATAGCAGTTAAGAGACTTGCTTCACATTCAGGACAAGGTTTCATAGAATTTAAAAATGAAGTTCAGCTCATAGCCAAACTCCAGCATACAAATTTGGTTAGGCTCTTGGGATGTTGCTCTCAAGAGGAGGAGAAAATACTGGTCTATGAATACTTGCCAAACAAAAGCCTGGATTTCTTCATCTTTG ATGAGAATAGAAGAGCTTTGCTGGATTGGACAAAACTTCTTGCAATAATTGAAGGCGTAGCACATGGACTTCTTTACTTGCATAAGCACTCTCGGTTACTTGTGATACATCGAGATCTTAAACCAAGCAACATCCTCCTAGACAGTGCAATGAATCCCAAAATTTCAGATTTCGGGCTAGCAAAAATATTCAGCTCAAATGACACCGAGGAAGACattacaagaagagttgttggcaCATA TGGCTACATGGCCCCTGAGTATGCTTCGAAGGGCATCTTCTCTATTAAATCCGATGTCTTCAGCTTTGGTGTTATCATTTTTGAGATTCTTAGCGGAAAACGGAATTCTGGCACCCAACAACGTGGAGGTTTCATCAATCTTCTTGGATAT GCATGGCAATTATGGGAAGAGGGAAAGTGGATTGACCTTGTTGATGCATCATTGATTTTTGATAGTCACTCAAAGATAAGGCGATGCATTAACATAGCATTGTTGTGCGTACAAGAGAATGCAGTTGATCGACCAACCATGGGAGACATTGTTTCAATGCTAAGCAATGAGACTATGATCTTGGCTGAGCCTAAGCAGCCTGCATATATCAATGTAAGAGTAGGAAATGAAGAGACGTCCACTGCTCTTGAGTCATATAGTATCAATGATGTGAGCATATCTATCACAAGTCCAAGATAG
- the LOC125542422 gene encoding cysteine-rich receptor-like protein kinase 10 isoform X1, with the protein MAGVLLLLLLLMPASASAIGIVCGSGGNYTANSTYHSNLAVLNATLPANTSSSPQLFLTATANATANSTAGVVRALALCRHDTTNLTACRECVASSFSYAQKRCPNHTAATVYYDYDETNALKPGCLLGFSGDRDFLSAASGTTGNGTFFQYFNTVTSIPGNAAVVAAAVRQLLGQTAQYAAAAARRFATGFMDSIGPGTTTTLYSLAQCTPDLSAGDCLACLQRLVGSINATNSVRLGGRIFRLRCNVRFEAFMFFDDKNIRPIPSPSSLAQAPATAPAPAGKRHGVKPWVIALSVAASVALVALCFIVCCLRRLRTKNTKGKGALRGKRAHEFQEGDEVWEMEAELSEFAVFDFNQILEATGNFSEENKLGEGGFGPVYKGLFPDGVEIAVKRLDADSGQGFIEFKNEVELIAKLQHRNLVRLMGCCSQGEEKILVYEYLPNKSLDFFIFDEDRKALLDWDKRITIIVGTAEGLLYLHKHSRLRVIHRDLKPSNILLDSEMNAKISDFGLAKIFSSNNADTNTTRKVVGTYGYMAPEYASHGIFSIKSDVFSFGVLTLEIVSGKRNSHECGAFINLLGHAWQLFQEESWSELIDAALVPNIHSTEMMRCINIALLCVQENAVDRPTMLDVIAMLSNKTMILQKPKHPAYFSLSTAGNKEAPTTTKSCSVNDVTISTVTPR; encoded by the exons ATGGCGGGCGTGCTgttgctcctcctcctcctcatgcCGGCGTCGGCGTCGGCGATCGGGATCGTctgcggcagcggcggcaacTACACGGCCAACAGCACCTACCATTCCAACCTGGCCGTGCTCAACGCCACCCTCCCCGCAaacacctcctcctccccgcAGCTCTTCCTCACCGCTACTGCAAACGCCACGGCCAACTCCACTGCCGGCGTGGTGCGCGCGCTCGCGCTCTGCCGACACGACACCACCAACCTCACCGCGTGCAGGGAGTGCGTCGCCTCCTCCTTCAGCTACGCGCAGAAGAGGTGCCCCAACCACACGGCCGCCACCGTCTACTACGACTACGACGAGACCAACGCCTTAAAACCAGGGTGCCTCCTCGGCTTCTCCGGCGACCGCGACTTCCTCAGCGCCGCGTCAGGCACCACCGGTAACGGTACATTCTTCCAGTATTTCAACACGGTGACTTCCATCCCCGGCAACGCCGCCGTCGTCGCTGCCGCCGTCCGCCAGCTCCTGGGGCAGACGGCGCAGTACGCGGCCGCCGCAGCCAGGAGGTTCGCCACAGGGTTCATGGACTCCATTGGCCCCGGCACCACGACAACGCTCTACTCCCTGGCGCAGTGCACTCCGGACCTGTCCGCCGGCGACTGCCTGGCGTGCCTCCAGCGGCTCGTGGGCTCTATCAACGCCACCAACTCCGTGCGCCTCGGTGGCCGGATCTTCCGGCTCCGCTGCAACGTCAGGTTCGAGGCCTTCATGTTCTTCGACGACAAGAACATACGGCCGATTCCATCTCCATCGTCCCTGGCTCAGGCACCGGCGACGGCTCCGGCTCCCGCAGGCAAGA GACATGGAGTAAAACCTTGGGTAATTGCCTTATCGGTGGCTGCTTCTGTGGCACTAGTTGCACTCTGTTTCATCGTCTGCTGTCTTCGGCGGCTTAGAACAAAGAACACAAAAG GTAAAGGGGCCTTACGAGGAAAACGTGCTCACGAGTTTCAAGAAGGAGATGAAGTTTGGGAAATGGAAGCAGAGCTGTCTGAGTTTGCAGTATTTGACTTTAATCAGATATTAGAGGCTACTGGTAACTTTTCCGAGGAAAACAAACTTGGTGAAGGTGGATTTGGCCCTGTTTATAAG GGCCTTTTTCCTGATGGAGTGGAGATAGCAGTTAAGAGACTTGATGCGGATTCAGGACAAGGTTTCATAGAGTTCAAAAATGAAGTTGAGCTCATAGCCAAACTGCAACACAGGAACTTGGTTAGGCTCATGGGATGCTGCTCTCAAGGAGAGGAGAAGATACTGGTCTATGAATACTTGCCAAACAAAAGCTTGGACTTCTTTATCTTTG ATGAAGATAGAAAAGCTCTATTGGACTGGGACAAACGTATCACGATAATTGTAGGAACAGCAGAAGGACTTCTTTACCTACATAAGCACTCTAGGTTGCGTGTTATACATCGTGATCTTAAACCAAGCAACATTCTCTTGGATAGCGAAATGAATGCTAAAATATCAGATTTTGGATTAGCAAAAATATTCAGCTCAAATAATGCCGACACAAATACTACGAGAAAAGTGGTTGGTACATA TGGCTACATGGCACCTGAGTATGCTTCCCATGGCATTTTCTCTATCAAATCGGATGTATTCAGCTTTGGTGTTTTAACTCTCGAGATCGTTAGCGGGAAGAGGAATTCCCATGAATGTGGAGCTTTCATCAACCTCCTTGGACAT GCTTGGCAATTATTTCAAGAGGAAAGCTGGAGCGAACTCATTGATGCAGCATTGGTTCCCAACATTCATTCAACAGAAATGATGAGGTGCATTAACATTGCACTGTTGTGTGTACAAGAGAACGCTGTTGATCGACCGACCATGTTGGATGTAATTGCGATGCTAAGCAACAAGACCATGATCTTACAAAAGCCTAAGCACCCGGCATATTTCAGCTTAAGCACGGCAGGGAACAAAGAAGCACCCACTACTACTAAGTCTTGTAGTGTTAATGATGTCACTATATCTACGGTGACGCCTAGATAG
- the LOC125542423 gene encoding cysteine-rich receptor-like protein kinase 10, translating to MATIGVVVLLLLLLAPTPYLAAADFCDNVKAAGAALSRNASSSPVQFATATIGQAPDVVYALALCLGNVLDSSACGACIADWFATVNQTQCDKVGFSYRDCIVVYGAGADILAAPSNATGGSGDNTPPFQDWNIRNVTADDAPRIVNLTFELLAKTAVMAATTTPKLYATGIMDMKRVTTDVYSQVQCTPDLSADDCSACLRRLLGMVNSTMALRMGGRMGVTRCFFRYEAFPLYGARPMLSLPLSPPGPAPTTPTKRRSMLWVIPVAVVPLTAAAFFFFICYRRRLKRQRKGSRRAHSLEWQGKNSDFSLFEFEHLLEATRNFSEESKLGQGGFGAVYKGQLPDGSEIAVKRLASHSGQGFMEFKNEVQLIAKLQHTNLVRLLGCCSQEEEKILVYEYLPNKSLDFFIFDENKRALLDWTKLAAIIEGVANGLLYLHKHSRLLVIHRDLKPSNILLDSEMNPKISDFGLAKIFSSNDTEGDITRRVVGTYGYMAPEYALKGNFSIKSDVFSFGVVILEILSGKRNSGTQQCGGFINLLGYAWQLWEEGKWIDLVDVSLVSDSHSTKIMRCINIALLCVQENAVDRPTMGDIVSMLRNETMILTEPKQPAYINVRVGNEETSIAPESYSINDVSISITSPR from the exons ATGGCGACCATCGGCGTCGTCGTCCTCCTGCTCCTCCTACTCGCGCCGACACCGTATCTGGCGGCCGCCGATTTCTGCGACAACGTCAAGGCCGCCGGCGCCGCGCTCTCCCGAAACGCCTCCTCTTCCCCGGTACAGTTTGCCACGGCCACCATCGGCCAGGCCCCCGACGTGGTCTACGCGCTGGCGCTCTGCCTCGGCAACGTCCTCGACAGCTCCGCCTGCGGCGCCTGCATCGCCGACTGGTTCGCCACCGTAAACCAGACGCAGTGCGACAAGGTGGGCTTCAGCTACCGCGACTGCATCGTCGTGTACGGCGCCGGCGCCGACATCCTGGCGGCGCCCTCGAACGCCACGGGGGGATCCGGCGACAACACGCCGCCCTTCCAGGATTGGAACATCAGGAACGTCACCGCGGACGACGCCCCCCGCATCGTCAACCTCACCTTCGAGCTGCTGGCGAAGACCGCGGTGATGGCGGCCACCACGACGCCCAAGTTGTACGCCACCGGTATCATGGACATGAAAAGAGTGACAACCGACGTGTACTCCCAGGTGCAGTGCACGCCGGACCTGTCCGCCGACGACTGCTCGGCGTGCCTGCGCCGCCTCCTCGGCATGGTCAACTCCACCATGGCCCTGCgcatgggtgggcggatgggtgTCACGCGGTGCTTTTTCAGGTACGAGGCGTTTCCTTTGTACGGCGCCCGGCCCATGCTAAGCCTGCCGTTGTCGCCGCCCGGGCCGGCTCCGACGACTCCGACCAAACGCAGGAGCATGCTGTGGGTGATTCCCGTAGCTGTAGTTCCTCTAACGGCAGCAGCGTTTTTCTTCTTCATCTGTTACCGTCGACGGCTAAAAaggcaaagaaaag GATCAAGACGTGCTCACAGTTTGGAGTGGCAAGGAAAAAATTCGGATTTCTCTTTGTTTGAGTTTGAACATCTACTAGAGGCCACAAGAAATTTTTCGGAAGAAAGCAAACTTGGGCAAGGTGGCTTCGGCGCTGTCTACAAG GGCCAGCTTCCAGATGGGTCGGAGATAGCGGTTAAGAGACTTGCTTCACATTCAGGACAGGGTTTCATGGAGTTTAAAAATGAGGTCCAGCTCATAGCCAAACTCCAACACACGAATTTGGTTAGACTCTTGGGGTGTTGCTCTCAAGAAGAGGAGAAAATACTGGTCTATGAATACTTGCCAAACAAAAGCTTGGATTTCTTCATCTTTG ATGAGAATAAAAGAGCTTTGCTGGACTGGACAAAACTTGCAGCAATAATTGAAGGGGTAGCAAATGGACTTCTCTACTTACATAAGCATTCTCGATTGCTTGTCATACATCGAGATCTTAAACCAAGCAACATTCTCTTGGACAGTGAAATGAACCCAAAAATTTCAGATTTCGGGCTAGCAAAAATATTCAGCTCAAATGACACCGAAGGAGACATTACAAGAAGAGTGGTTGGCACATA TGGCTACATGGCCCCTGAGTATGCTTTGAAAGGAAACTTCTCTATTAAATCCGACGTCTTCAGCTTTGGTGTTGTCATTCTTGAGATCCTAAGCGGGAAACGGAATTCTGGTACCCAACAATGTGGAGGTTTCATCAATCTGCTTGGATAT GCATGGCAATTATGGGAAGAGGGAAAGTGGATTGACCTTGTTGATGTATCATTGGTTTCTGATAGTCACTCAACAAAGATAATGAGGTGCATTAACATAGCATTGTTGTGCGTACAAGAGAATGCAGTTGATCGACCAACCATGGGAGATATTGTGTCAATGCTAAGAAATGAGACTATGATCTTGACTGAGCCTAAGCAGCCAGCATATATCAATGTAAGAGTAGGAAATGAAGAGACGTCCATTGCTCCTGAGTCATATAGTATCAATGATGTGAGCATATCAATCACAAGTCCTAGGTAG